One window from the genome of bacterium encodes:
- a CDS encoding DMT family transporter: MGELYALAAAVVWSCAVILFRRSGETVAPLAMNLFRVAVSGALFLVLLAVTRRPLWGVAPLGDYLILMASGIIAIAISDTLFHMALNRVGAGINAIIDTLYSPFVMLCAWLMLGETIRPLQMGGMVLVISAVLVASRARPPAGASRQTLVAGMLFGVGAMATIAFGIVLAKPVLQRSDVVWATAVRQFGSLLVLVPAALIDPRRKRLWRVFRPGPEWRFTLPGTLLGSFIALMFWIAGMKHTTAGAAAILNQTSTLFIIGLATVFLGEPFSWRRGLALVLALGGILLVVSPTLF, encoded by the coding sequence ATGGGTGAGCTGTACGCCCTGGCCGCCGCCGTGGTCTGGAGCTGCGCGGTCATCCTCTTCCGGCGCTCGGGCGAGACGGTGGCGCCCCTGGCCATGAACCTGTTCCGCGTCGCCGTCTCCGGCGCCCTGTTCCTCGTGCTGCTGGCGGTCACCCGCCGGCCCCTGTGGGGGGTGGCCCCCCTGGGCGACTACCTCATCCTCATGGCCAGCGGCATCATCGCCATCGCCATCAGCGACACCCTCTTCCACATGGCCCTGAACCGGGTCGGGGCGGGCATCAACGCCATCATCGACACCCTCTACTCGCCCTTCGTCATGCTGTGCGCGTGGCTCATGCTGGGCGAGACGATCCGGCCGCTCCAGATGGGGGGCATGGTGCTGGTCATCAGCGCCGTGCTCGTGGCGAGCCGGGCCCGCCCGCCGGCCGGGGCTTCGCGACAGACCCTGGTCGCCGGCATGCTGTTCGGCGTGGGAGCCATGGCGACGATCGCCTTCGGCATCGTGCTCGCCAAGCCGGTGCTGCAGCGGTCGGACGTCGTCTGGGCCACCGCCGTGCGGCAGTTCGGCAGCCTGCTGGTCCTGGTGCCCGCGGCGCTCATCGATCCGCGCCGCAAACGCCTGTGGCGGGTCTTCCGACCGGGGCCGGAGTGGCGCTTCACCCTGCCGGGCACCCTGCTGGGCTCGTTCATCGCCCTGATGTTCTGGATCGCCGGCATGAAGCACACCACGGCGGGGGCCGCCGCGATCCTCAACCAGACGAGCACCCTGTTCATCATCGGCCTCGCGACGGTCTTTCTCGGCGAACCCTTCTCCTGGCGCCGGGGACTGGCCCTCGTGCTCGCTCTCGGGGGCATCCTGCTGGTCGTTTCACCCACCTTATTCTAG
- a CDS encoding TetR family transcriptional regulator has product MVRKQVFSREDVIRAGKAVVARDGMGALSARRVADELGASTAPVYSNFANMEELGIAVRRAVTEEIFEFTTRRFTDDPFLNMGVGVLEFARQQPGLYSAVFMQEATKCEAGPELMGRLAERMAGLAGLGALSPGERALLLQQVAIFTHGLAVHIVSGLAEDMSFDDLLVFLADAGRAMTDRALSRPAREPAAEALMERLVNRQQKEDDRDE; this is encoded by the coding sequence ATGGTCCGCAAACAGGTCTTTTCCCGCGAGGACGTCATCAGGGCCGGCAAGGCCGTGGTGGCCCGCGACGGCATGGGCGCCCTGAGCGCCCGGCGGGTCGCCGACGAACTCGGCGCGTCGACGGCTCCCGTGTACAGCAACTTCGCCAACATGGAGGAGCTCGGCATCGCGGTGCGGCGCGCCGTGACGGAGGAGATCTTCGAGTTCACCACGCGCCGCTTCACCGACGATCCGTTCCTGAACATGGGGGTGGGCGTGCTCGAATTCGCCCGGCAGCAGCCGGGCCTCTACAGCGCCGTGTTCATGCAGGAAGCCACCAAGTGCGAGGCCGGTCCGGAACTGATGGGGCGCCTGGCCGAGCGGATGGCCGGTCTCGCGGGACTGGGCGCGCTCAGCCCGGGCGAGCGGGCCCTGCTGCTGCAGCAGGTGGCCATCTTCACCCACGGCCTGGCCGTGCACATCGTGTCGGGTCTGGCCGAGGACATGTCGTTCGACGACCTGCTCGTGTTCCTCGCCGATGCCGGACGCGCCATGACCGACCGCGCCCTCTCGCGGCCCGCCCGCGAACCCGCCGCCGAAGCGCTCATGGAGCGCCTCGTCAACCGCCAGCAGAAAGAAGACGATCGTGACGAATAG
- a CDS encoding TolC family protein: MTNREIGRRARRLVAVLAAAALALGAGSAGAQTDGGSAGADPGTPKFTRAEPLGPTIAARPGAPTARDLAGCVAEALAANDQLAAERLRRAELDGQMKQALSTGLPTLDLVGDWTRGRDPSFALNPNFGGGGDGGLGTVPGADPWFDQWLAGFGSFIPAPGDIAPQSYWRANANLNWTINPVQILGAVGAARLGIDQQALQVEALEQDTADRTLAAYYSIVKAAARIRAVEAELANQSELVEIMKMRYELGMATRLDTLQAAVTRANILPRLSIAQATLRNEGSRLNALMGRRPEEPLTIANAFDVETTPIVDGTALQLAQQRPDLAADGLFIDILHKDRQATIADNRPYVTIFGSYGYIGTEVDNVFDEGHDSWTVSAALNVPIFDGLNTSGRVAESNARIRRAEVQLTGRRREVQVEVLEILANLRMARQVLAAVRLNRDRSEEVLEENLLMLQLGKANYLDVLVSESNRAEAHSNVIDATYEVLVLTSNLKRAVGYSPLLPLSAIPNLTGEGSR; encoded by the coding sequence GTGACGAATAGGGAGATCGGGCGCCGCGCACGGCGCCTCGTGGCCGTCCTGGCGGCCGCGGCCCTGGCCCTCGGGGCCGGGTCCGCGGGGGCCCAGACGGACGGCGGGTCGGCGGGGGCCGATCCGGGGACACCGAAGTTCACGCGGGCCGAGCCCCTCGGACCGACCATCGCCGCCCGACCCGGCGCCCCGACCGCCCGCGACCTGGCCGGGTGCGTCGCCGAGGCCCTGGCGGCCAACGACCAGCTCGCGGCCGAGCGACTGCGACGGGCCGAACTGGACGGCCAGATGAAGCAGGCCCTGTCGACGGGGCTGCCGACTCTCGACCTCGTCGGCGACTGGACCCGCGGCCGCGATCCGAGCTTCGCCCTGAACCCGAACTTCGGGGGCGGCGGCGACGGCGGCCTGGGCACCGTGCCGGGAGCCGATCCCTGGTTCGACCAGTGGCTGGCCGGCTTCGGCTCGTTCATCCCGGCGCCGGGCGACATCGCCCCGCAGAGCTACTGGCGGGCCAACGCGAACCTGAACTGGACCATCAACCCGGTGCAGATCCTCGGCGCCGTGGGCGCCGCGAGGCTCGGCATCGACCAGCAGGCCCTGCAGGTCGAAGCCCTCGAGCAGGACACCGCCGACCGCACCCTGGCCGCCTACTACTCCATCGTCAAGGCGGCGGCCCGCATCCGGGCCGTCGAGGCCGAGCTGGCCAACCAGAGCGAGCTCGTGGAGATCATGAAGATGCGCTACGAGCTGGGCATGGCCACGCGTCTGGACACGCTGCAGGCGGCCGTGACGCGGGCCAACATCCTGCCGCGGCTGAGCATCGCCCAGGCCACCCTGCGCAACGAGGGCAGCCGCCTGAACGCCCTGATGGGCCGGCGGCCGGAGGAGCCGCTGACCATCGCCAACGCCTTCGACGTCGAGACCACGCCCATCGTCGACGGGACGGCGCTGCAGCTCGCCCAGCAGCGCCCCGATCTCGCCGCCGACGGGCTCTTCATCGACATCCTGCACAAGGACCGGCAGGCCACCATCGCCGACAACCGGCCCTACGTGACCATCTTCGGTTCCTACGGCTACATCGGCACCGAGGTGGACAACGTCTTCGACGAGGGGCACGACAGCTGGACCGTCTCGGCGGCGCTGAACGTCCCGATCTTCGACGGCCTGAACACGAGCGGGCGCGTGGCCGAGTCCAACGCGCGGATCCGGCGGGCCGAGGTGCAGCTCACCGGCCGGCGCCGGGAGGTGCAGGTCGAGGTGCTGGAGATCCTGGCCAACCTGCGCATGGCGCGCCAGGTGCTCGCGGCGGTGCGGCTGAACCGGGACCGCAGCGAGGAGGTGCTCGAGGAGAACCTCCTGATGCTGCAGCTCGGCAAGGCCAACTACCTGGACGTGCTCGTCTCGGAATCGAACCGGGCCGAGGCCCACAGCAACGTCATCGACGCCACGTACGAGGTGCTCGTGCTCACGTCGAACCTGAAACGCGCCGTCGGCTACAGCCCGCTGCTGCCGCTGTCGGCGATTCCGAATCTTACGGGGGAGGGTTCCCGATGA
- a CDS encoding efflux RND transporter periplasmic adaptor subunit, giving the protein MKVLMFRRAALLLPALLWLLSAAGCEKPAPAEASREVPRNVRVLAISQETINEYFEISGPVLPVEGADLSAQENGPVVALPVAKGDAVAAGQVIVEQERKILAAEKDAAAAALATQAYNVDKVRQLFAAGKVSRIELLTAESQHAEAASRAAVASERYHRAGISAPFAGVVVDRYVELGQMVMAGMPVVRVIDPYTLKLEAYLTEEQVRWVREGDGASVLLGREPEPVSGAVSWVGFEADRRTGKFKVEIHIPNPGLTLRSGVIGRARLDKSVSRDVIAIPRDAVVMSQGAPSAYVVVDDRAQRRELELGASQGLMVVVDAGLALGDRLVVRGQRELRDGSLVAVTETAARADGSLDADPVKVTGAEIGTRVPGAGNAAPVEPEGGR; this is encoded by the coding sequence ATGAAGGTCCTGATGTTCCGCCGCGCGGCGCTGCTGCTGCCGGCCCTCCTGTGGCTCCTGTCCGCGGCCGGTTGCGAGAAGCCGGCGCCCGCGGAGGCGAGCCGCGAGGTTCCGCGCAACGTGCGCGTGCTGGCGATCTCGCAGGAGACGATCAACGAGTACTTCGAGATCAGCGGGCCGGTGCTGCCGGTCGAGGGCGCCGACCTGAGCGCCCAGGAGAACGGTCCGGTGGTGGCCCTGCCCGTGGCCAAGGGCGACGCGGTGGCGGCCGGGCAGGTCATCGTCGAGCAGGAGCGCAAGATCCTCGCGGCCGAGAAGGACGCCGCCGCCGCGGCGCTGGCCACGCAGGCCTACAACGTGGACAAGGTGCGCCAGCTCTTCGCGGCCGGCAAGGTGAGCCGCATCGAGCTGCTCACGGCCGAGAGCCAGCACGCCGAGGCCGCCAGCCGCGCCGCGGTGGCCTCCGAGCGCTACCATCGGGCCGGCATCAGCGCGCCCTTCGCCGGGGTGGTCGTCGACCGCTACGTCGAGCTCGGCCAGATGGTCATGGCCGGCATGCCGGTCGTCCGCGTCATCGACCCCTACACGCTGAAGCTCGAAGCCTACCTCACCGAGGAGCAGGTGCGCTGGGTGCGCGAGGGCGACGGCGCCTCGGTGCTGCTGGGCCGCGAACCGGAGCCGGTTTCCGGCGCGGTGTCGTGGGTCGGCTTCGAGGCCGACCGCCGCACCGGCAAGTTCAAGGTCGAGATCCACATCCCCAATCCCGGGCTGACCCTGCGCAGCGGCGTGATCGGCCGCGCGCGGCTGGACAAGAGCGTTTCGCGCGACGTTATCGCGATCCCGCGCGACGCCGTCGTGATGTCGCAGGGCGCGCCTTCCGCCTATGTGGTGGTCGACGACCGGGCCCAGCGGCGCGAGCTCGAACTGGGCGCCTCCCAGGGCCTGATGGTCGTCGTGGACGCGGGCCTGGCCCTCGGCGACCGGCTGGTGGTGCGGGGGCAGCGCGAGCTGCGCGACGGCAGCCTCGTGGCGGTGACCGAGACCGCGGCGCGGGCCGACGGCTCGCTCGACGCCGACCCGGTCAAGGTGACGGGGGCGGAGATCGGGACGCGCGTGCCGGGCGCCGGCAACGCGGCTCCGGTCGAGCCGGAGGGCGGCCGATGA
- a CDS encoding efflux RND transporter permease subunit has protein sequence MKLTNGAIRRYPMIFAFMFIIVILGTKSYLTLPRESSPDVKIPFVMVLAPYAGTSPEDMESLVTRKLEQQLKGVEDLKEMTSSSSYGMSVITMEFESRVDMSDALQSVRDRVELAKPDLPEDPRNDLVVQEISSSDAFPVMQVNLYGDIDLFRLKKAGEDLQEELEQIKGVLGVDLVGGIENEVQVEVDPEKLAYYDLGLVDVQDAIALQNMTIPGGKLGLGVYDYQVRVPGEVEAVEQILDFILNPGIEPPVYVRDVASVRFGIKDRETISRVNGRDAVTLVVKKRSGENLITIAEEVKATLARLGPTFPSGTEVSIVADQSLQIKRMVRELENNILSGLVLVVVVLLAFFGVRNALFVGIAIPFSMLITFVVLSLLGITLNMVVLFSLILALGMLVDNAIVIVENIYRHRGKGKDNIEASEVGTGQVAGAVIASTLTTVCAFGPVVFWPGIMGEFMKYLPITVIITLLASLLVALIFNPVLCSRFMGVPRTEADSRLVGDRLIAFGLRTYEPVLRWSLDHRLLVMVGMNVLFVVMFVAFGRFNAGVELFPDIEPQYANVNIDAPSGTRIEQTDAYAAEIEQYVKDLPDLVAYNTSVGTPIDPQTAGGTLPSHQGTITMEFPEMAERTTSSRKSLEDLRGKLKDFTGANLTVVKMEEGPPTGKPVNIEISGDDFDTLGEIAGEVRERVRNLAGLVDITDNYDHALPELMVVPDIDKAGRFGLRTFDIAGTVRTALHGSETAKYRVGEDEYDIVVRYDQPFRGKVEDLENTTVFYEGQNIPISAFASVEFGTGLAAVYRIDARRVVTVSADVADGYNGNALLAEVQSELADMDLPAGYTLDYTGESEDQEEASSFLSNAFLVAVLLIFVVLVSQFSSVTVPAVILSSVVLSLIGVFGGLMFTQTPFGIIMTGVGVISLAGIVVNNAIVLLDYIIQLQNRGIAEKEAIIRAGTTRFRPVILTAVTTILGLIPLTTGLSVDFESLFSGDFGRVVVIGGESSQWWGPMGVAVIWGLAVATFLTLVVVPVMYATLGPLKRFLHRVLVGWWRPAS, from the coding sequence ATGAAGCTCACGAACGGCGCCATCAGGCGCTATCCGATGATCTTCGCCTTCATGTTCATCATCGTGATCCTGGGGACGAAGAGCTACCTCACGCTCCCGCGCGAGTCGTCGCCCGACGTGAAGATCCCCTTCGTGATGGTGCTCGCGCCCTACGCGGGGACCAGCCCGGAGGACATGGAGAGCCTCGTCACGCGCAAGCTCGAGCAGCAGCTCAAGGGCGTGGAGGACCTCAAGGAGATGACCAGCTCGTCGTCGTACGGCATGTCGGTCATCACCATGGAGTTCGAATCGCGGGTCGACATGAGCGACGCCCTGCAGTCGGTGCGCGACCGGGTCGAACTGGCCAAGCCCGACCTGCCCGAGGACCCGCGCAACGACCTCGTGGTGCAGGAGATCAGCAGCTCCGATGCGTTCCCCGTGATGCAGGTGAACCTCTACGGGGACATCGACCTGTTCCGGCTGAAGAAGGCGGGCGAGGATCTCCAGGAGGAGCTCGAGCAGATCAAGGGCGTCCTCGGCGTCGACCTCGTCGGCGGCATCGAGAACGAGGTGCAGGTCGAGGTCGACCCCGAGAAGCTGGCCTACTACGACCTGGGTCTCGTCGACGTGCAGGACGCCATCGCCCTGCAGAACATGACCATCCCGGGCGGCAAGCTCGGGCTCGGCGTTTACGACTACCAGGTGCGCGTGCCGGGCGAGGTGGAGGCCGTGGAGCAGATCCTCGACTTCATCCTGAACCCGGGGATCGAACCGCCGGTCTACGTGCGCGACGTGGCGAGCGTCAGGTTCGGCATCAAGGACCGCGAGACGATCAGCCGGGTGAACGGCCGCGACGCCGTGACGCTGGTGGTCAAGAAGCGGAGCGGCGAGAACCTGATCACCATCGCCGAGGAGGTGAAGGCGACCCTCGCGCGGCTCGGCCCCACCTTCCCGAGCGGCACCGAGGTCTCGATCGTCGCCGACCAGTCCCTGCAGATCAAGCGCATGGTCCGCGAGCTGGAGAACAACATCCTCAGCGGCCTGGTGCTCGTCGTGGTCGTGCTGCTGGCGTTCTTCGGCGTGCGCAACGCGCTCTTCGTGGGCATCGCCATCCCGTTCTCCATGCTGATCACGTTCGTCGTGCTCTCGCTGCTGGGCATCACCCTGAACATGGTGGTGCTGTTCAGCCTGATCCTCGCCCTGGGCATGCTGGTCGACAACGCCATCGTGATCGTGGAGAACATCTACCGGCACCGCGGCAAGGGGAAGGACAACATCGAGGCCTCGGAGGTGGGCACCGGCCAGGTGGCGGGCGCCGTGATCGCCTCGACCCTGACCACGGTGTGCGCCTTCGGCCCGGTCGTGTTCTGGCCCGGGATCATGGGCGAGTTCATGAAGTACCTGCCCATCACCGTCATCATCACCCTGCTGGCCTCGCTGCTGGTGGCCCTGATCTTCAATCCGGTGCTCTGCTCGCGGTTCATGGGCGTGCCGCGCACCGAGGCCGACAGCCGCCTCGTGGGCGACCGGCTCATCGCCTTCGGCCTGCGCACCTACGAGCCGGTGCTGCGCTGGTCGCTGGACCACCGCCTGCTGGTCATGGTCGGCATGAACGTGCTCTTCGTGGTGATGTTCGTGGCCTTCGGGCGCTTCAATGCCGGCGTGGAGCTCTTTCCGGACATCGAGCCCCAGTACGCCAACGTGAACATCGACGCCCCGAGCGGCACGCGCATCGAGCAGACCGACGCCTACGCCGCCGAGATCGAGCAGTACGTGAAGGACCTGCCCGACCTCGTGGCGTACAACACGTCGGTGGGCACGCCCATCGATCCCCAGACCGCCGGCGGGACCCTGCCTTCCCACCAGGGGACCATCACCATGGAGTTCCCCGAGATGGCCGAGCGGACGACCTCGTCGCGGAAGTCGCTCGAGGACCTGCGCGGCAAGCTGAAGGACTTCACCGGCGCCAACCTGACGGTGGTGAAGATGGAGGAGGGCCCGCCGACCGGGAAGCCCGTCAACATCGAGATCTCCGGCGACGATTTCGACACCCTCGGCGAGATCGCCGGCGAGGTGCGTGAGCGGGTCCGGAACCTGGCCGGGCTGGTGGACATCACCGACAACTACGACCACGCCCTGCCGGAGCTGATGGTCGTGCCGGACATCGACAAGGCCGGACGCTTCGGGCTGCGCACCTTCGACATCGCGGGCACCGTGCGCACGGCGCTGCACGGCAGCGAGACGGCCAAGTACCGGGTGGGCGAGGACGAGTACGACATCGTCGTGCGCTACGACCAGCCCTTCCGCGGGAAGGTCGAGGATCTCGAGAACACCACGGTGTTCTACGAGGGCCAGAACATCCCCATTTCGGCCTTCGCCAGCGTGGAGTTCGGCACGGGGCTGGCCGCGGTGTACCGCATCGACGCCCGGCGGGTGGTGACGGTGAGCGCCGACGTGGCCGACGGCTACAACGGCAACGCCCTCCTCGCCGAGGTGCAGAGCGAACTCGCGGACATGGATCTGCCCGCGGGCTACACCCTGGACTACACCGGCGAGAGCGAGGACCAGGAGGAGGCCTCGAGCTTCCTGAGCAACGCCTTCCTCGTGGCGGTGCTGCTCATCTTCGTGGTGCTCGTCAGCCAGTTCAGTTCGGTGACGGTGCCGGCGGTGATCCTCTCGAGCGTGGTGCTCTCGCTGATCGGCGTCTTCGGGGGCCTCATGTTCACCCAGACTCCGTTCGGGATCATCATGACCGGTGTCGGCGTCATCTCCCTCGCGGGCATCGTCGTCAACAACGCCATCGTGCTGCTGGACTACATCATCCAGCTCCAGAACCGGGGCATCGCGGAGAAGGAGGCCATCATCCGGGCCGGCACCACGCGGTTCCGCCCGGTGATCCTGACGGCGGTGACGACGATTCTCGGCCTGATCCCCCTGACGACCGGCCTGAGCGTCGATTTCGAGTCGCTGTTCAGCGGCGATTTCGGGCGGGTCGTGGTCATCGGCGGCGAGTCGAGCCAGTGGTGGGGGCCCATGGGCGTCGCCGTCATCTGGGGCCTGGCCGTGGCCACCTTCCTGACCCTGGTCGTGGTGCCCGTCATGTACGCGACGCTGGGCCCGCTGAAGCGGTTCCTGCATCGGGTCCTCGTCGGCTGGTGGCGACCGGCGAGCTGA